In Babylonia areolata isolate BAREFJ2019XMU chromosome 19, ASM4173473v1, whole genome shotgun sequence, a single window of DNA contains:
- the LOC143294234 gene encoding 2-hydroxyacylsphingosine 1-beta-galactosyltransferase-like — protein MSVPQRRSLLALSVAVHCSLLTTMTTMMMTTTTSSDAKRVLLMPFPTPSRTILHLEVARSLMSRGHDVTLVLCDWIVHKGVTNTTGMSVIDYHTTMNFEEAFVNDLLRQFFAGDVRGTPLERYHAFYDEILSNESLLQEMRPVGADLFVFDDDLAITKMFAVFAYRLGVPFACLDFSFQPFNRRIPFSPAAVPAYLSDFGDRMTLLERLQNTWTFLRDQAGTPLFLHDAVARYAPEKEYLPLDRLVAQAEVWLIESDPIMQFPYPTLPNVKHVGGIMASPPSQPLVPRFKSFMDGAGEAGVLVVSFGSMVLNLPSSVTDTLMTAFLRLSPMRVVFRANVTSPDPARILTSVWIPQNSLLAHPKCRVFVGHGGMSGHYQALYHAVPVLDLPLLYDQVQNAKAVHRKGFGLYLHIREMTADDMVRAVTELTHNPSYRATISRASRLYRELYGVPRETASYWLDHVMTYGGHYMRSSGQEMPLYQFLLVDVLLIVGLGLVVLVALKCACACWVYRVVCKRKRKQKGE, from the exons ATGTCAGTCCCCCAACGCCGCTCGCTGTTAGCGCTGTCGGTTGCTGTGCACTGCTCCTtgctgacgacaatgacgacgatgatgatgacgacgacgacgagcagTGACGCCAAGCGCGTGCTCCTGATGCCTTTTCCCACCCCCAGCCGGACGATCCTCCACCTGGAAGTGGCCCGCTCCCTGATGTCCCGGGGCCACGACGTGACCCTCGTGCTGTGTGACTGGATCGTCCACAAGGGCGTCACCAACACCACGGGCATGTCCGTCATTGACTACCACACCACCATGAACTTCGAGGAGGCTTTCGTCAACGACCTCCTCCGGCAGTTCTTCGCCGGGGACGTGAGGGGGACGCCTCTGGAACGATACCACGCCTTCTACGACGAGATCCTGAGCAACGAGTCGCTGCTCCAGGAGATGAGGCCCGTCGGGGCGGATCTGTTCGTGTTTGACGACGACCTGGCCATCACCAAGATGTTCGCAGTCTTTGCCTACAGACTGGGTGTGCCCTTTGCCTGCCTCGACTTCTCCTTCCAGCCCTTCAACCGCAGGATTCCCTTCTCCCCGGCGGCTGTTCCGGCCTACCTGTCGGACTTCGGGGACCGCATGACGTTGCTGGAGCGGCTTCAGAACACGTGGACCTTCCTCCGGGACCAGGCCGGCACGCCGCTCTTCCTGCACGACGCGGTGGCGCGCTACGCTCCGGAGAAGGAGTACCTCCCCTTGGACCGGCTGGTGGCGCAGGCGGAGGTGTGGCTGATCGAGTCGGACCCCATCATGCagttcccctaccccaccctgccCAACGTCAAGCACGTGGGGGGCATCATGGCCTCGCCGCCCTCCCAGCCTCTGGTCCCGAGGTTCAAATCCTTCATGGACGGCGCCGGGGAGGCCGGGGTCTTGGTGGTCAGTTTCGGCTCCATGGTGCTGAACCTTCCCAGCAGCGTCACCGACACGCTGATGACGGCGTTCCTCAGGCTGAGCCCCATGAGGGTGGTCTTCCGCGCCAACGTGACCTCCCCGGACCCTGCCAGGATCCTGACGTCGGTGTGGATTCCCCAGAACTCCCTGCTGGCCCATCCCAAGTGCCGGGTGTTTGTGGGTCACGGGGGGATGAGCGGGCACTACCAGGCCCTGTACCACGCCGTGCCGGTCCTCGACCTGCCCCTGCTGTACGACCAGGTGCAGAACGCCAAGGCCGTCCACAGGAAGGGCTTCGGCCTGTACCTTCACatcagggag ATGACAGCCGACGACATGGTGAGGGCAGTGACGGAGCTGACCCACAACCCCAGCTACCGCGCCACCATCAGCCGGGCCTCGCGCCTTTACCGGGAGCTGTACGGCGTGCCCCGGGAGACGGCTTCCTATTGGCTGGACCACGTCATGACGTATGGCGGCCACTACATGCGGTCCTCTGGCCAGGAGATGCCCCTCTACCAGTTCCTCCTCGTGGACGTTTTGCTCATTGTCGGTCTAGGGTTGGTGGTGCTGGTCGCCTTgaagtgcgcgtgcgcgtgctggGTGTACAGAGTCGTGTgcaaacggaaacggaaacagaAGGGCGAGTGA